The following proteins come from a genomic window of Rhodohalobacter sp. 614A:
- a CDS encoding AI-2E family transporter codes for MLTFLIIAALIFTKTLLVPLGFAVLLAYLLYPAADKLEDKGVPRIATNFIIILGTAAFVAGTVYGMAVLITTFTGDLPEIHEQFRRNIDRVQGTISSWIGVPESQQDSMINSALGNTGQFFKTLFTATANSILAIGLIPVYTFLLLFYRDKFKKFLRLLVPADEESIAENIITQASEVVPKYMKGLFVVCFILMALNSLGFYLIGVKYAILFGILAAIFNLIPYLGTVLGYGLAFIFVLATQSPSTAVAVLIQFFIVQFIENNILTPNITGSYVKINPLVTIFSLIAGGMIWGLPGMFMVIPYLAMMKIVCENIESLKPIGYLLGTRGTERHTIHFNFFQSSSDK; via the coding sequence ATGCTCACTTTTCTGATTATAGCTGCCCTCATTTTCACCAAAACCCTGCTCGTTCCACTGGGATTCGCCGTGCTTTTAGCTTATCTCCTGTATCCTGCAGCAGACAAGCTTGAAGATAAAGGAGTGCCACGGATAGCAACGAATTTTATCATCATACTCGGCACGGCAGCTTTTGTGGCCGGAACGGTATATGGAATGGCTGTTTTAATAACCACCTTCACGGGTGATCTTCCTGAAATACATGAACAATTCCGACGAAATATAGACCGGGTTCAAGGAACAATAAGCAGTTGGATTGGAGTGCCGGAGAGTCAGCAGGATAGCATGATCAACAGTGCCCTGGGGAATACCGGGCAATTTTTCAAAACCCTTTTTACGGCTACGGCAAACTCAATTTTAGCAATCGGCCTCATCCCGGTTTACACATTTCTACTGCTTTTCTACAGAGATAAGTTCAAAAAATTTCTACGGCTTTTGGTACCGGCTGATGAAGAGAGCATTGCAGAAAATATTATTACCCAGGCATCGGAAGTTGTTCCAAAATATATGAAGGGGCTTTTTGTGGTTTGTTTCATATTGATGGCTCTTAACTCTCTTGGGTTTTATTTGATCGGGGTGAAATATGCCATTCTTTTTGGAATTCTTGCCGCCATTTTCAATTTGATTCCATACCTGGGAACTGTACTTGGCTACGGACTGGCGTTTATTTTTGTGCTGGCCACTCAATCCCCAAGTACTGCTGTGGCTGTACTTATACAATTCTTTATTGTTCAGTTTATCGAAAACAATATTCTTACCCCTAACATTACGGGTTCTTATGTGAAAATCAATCCACTCGTTACAATATTCTCTTTAATTGCCGGAGGAATGATCTGGGGGTTACCGGGCATGTTTATGGTAATTCCCTACCTCGCCATGATGAAAATTGTCTGCGAAAATATTGAAAGCCTTAAACCCATTGGATATCTGCTGGGAACGCGTGGTACAGAACGGCATACTATCCATTTTAACTTTTTCCAGTCAAGTAGCGACAAATAA
- a CDS encoding DUF423 domain-containing protein: MFSPKNFLKIGALLMALAVAFGAFGAHIVEGFLTPDRFDVYRTAVQYHFYHALGLLIIGAAGFHIQNKWMKWSGYSLIAGTLIFSGSLYLLTLLDIGWLGAITPIGGVAFILGWIFLFVGVTKN; this comes from the coding sequence ATGTTTTCCCCAAAAAACTTCCTGAAAATCGGTGCATTATTAATGGCTCTCGCTGTAGCTTTCGGCGCATTTGGCGCTCACATTGTCGAGGGCTTTCTCACTCCGGACCGTTTTGACGTTTACCGAACTGCCGTTCAATACCATTTTTATCACGCTCTTGGACTATTGATTATTGGAGCAGCCGGTTTTCATATCCAGAACAAATGGATGAAATGGAGCGGCTACTCGCTCATCGCAGGTACGCTCATTTTTTCCGGCAGCCTTTATCTGCTAACCCTATTGGATATTGGATGGCTGGGCGCTATTACTCCGATTGGCGGTGTGGCTTTTATTCTTGGTTGGATTTTTCTTTTTGTTGGTGTGACAAAAAATTAG
- a CDS encoding CDGSH iron-sulfur domain-containing protein, with protein sequence MKDRIYSYENDDIKITWNLKRCIHAEECVHGLSDVFNPNQKPWIQPEKRTANEIADVIERCPTGALHYEIKKGDRSESASSKNRIKLQENGPVYFFGDLEVQDAEGNTVLQDTRFAMCRCGGSDNKPACDNSHKKLEWKANVDADTSDMDEALEENQDKLLIKLMKNGPVLLEGTYTLESSKIGEITSSKGIALCRCGGSSNKPFCDGTHKNIGFTAD encoded by the coding sequence ATGAAGGATCGAATTTATTCCTATGAAAATGACGACATTAAAATTACCTGGAACCTCAAAAGATGCATCCATGCAGAGGAGTGTGTTCACGGTTTGAGTGATGTGTTTAATCCCAATCAGAAGCCATGGATTCAACCTGAAAAGAGAACGGCTAACGAAATTGCCGATGTAATTGAACGATGCCCGACCGGTGCCCTGCATTATGAAATTAAAAAAGGAGATCGGTCGGAATCCGCTTCATCAAAAAATCGAATTAAACTCCAGGAAAATGGTCCGGTTTATTTCTTTGGAGATCTGGAAGTTCAGGATGCTGAGGGAAATACGGTTCTTCAGGATACCCGTTTCGCAATGTGCCGTTGTGGAGGATCAGATAATAAACCGGCCTGCGATAACTCTCATAAAAAGCTGGAATGGAAGGCAAATGTTGATGCCGACACTTCAGATATGGATGAAGCACTTGAAGAGAACCAAGACAAACTTTTAATCAAACTAATGAAAAATGGTCCGGTTCTATTGGAAGGAACCTATACGTTGGAATCCTCCAAAATTGGAGAGATAACATCTTCAAAAGGAATTGCACTTTGCAGATGCGGAGGTTCATCGAATAAACCCTTTTGTGATGGAACACATAAGAACATCGGTTTTACTGCTGACTAA
- a CDS encoding TolC family protein encodes MSTSIKLMLAAGLLFLASGCASEQRVIEPPSASNERIETVGKNPAILNLNSVPQIETIQVGDTLSYEEALAKALLENPQLESFAWQIRVKEAERIQSSLLPNPEVEAEMENFGGTGPFEGMKSRETTIRLSQKILLGADRMKRKRVAGLNQKLAGWDYEIQRLNVLFEVTKAYITALEAMQQFQQQQDLLEVSQQFAETVSSQVEAGKVSGLEQTKAEVELSQARIQTEKMRTRMEAAFGNLASFWNSQSPAFKTLDGILNEPDQEIPGYEFLLGLINQNPDVARWATEIQQREASLSLERAKGLPDLKISGGYKRVEDVNAGAAIVGISIPLPFFDRNQGNVKAARYNLNKAEAQRESKETEVVRALQESYQTLEAAWYEVNQLKKNVLPGAEKAYEAAQTGYREGKFDLLDVLDAQRTLFSSRTSYIEALADYHRAVADVERLIGQPLNEISPTE; translated from the coding sequence ATGTCAACATCTATAAAACTGATGCTGGCTGCCGGTTTACTTTTTTTAGCGTCCGGATGTGCCAGCGAACAGAGGGTGATTGAACCGCCATCTGCAAGCAACGAACGTATTGAAACTGTCGGGAAGAATCCGGCGATATTGAATCTAAACTCTGTACCTCAGATCGAAACCATTCAGGTTGGAGATACACTGAGTTATGAAGAAGCCCTTGCCAAGGCTCTTCTTGAAAATCCACAATTGGAAAGTTTTGCCTGGCAAATTCGGGTGAAAGAAGCGGAGCGAATTCAGTCTTCACTGTTACCCAATCCGGAAGTTGAAGCCGAAATGGAAAATTTTGGCGGAACGGGTCCTTTTGAAGGAATGAAGTCGAGGGAAACCACCATCCGTCTGAGCCAGAAAATACTGTTGGGTGCCGACCGGATGAAACGTAAGCGCGTGGCCGGACTCAATCAGAAATTGGCTGGATGGGACTATGAAATCCAACGCCTGAATGTGCTTTTTGAAGTGACCAAAGCGTACATCACAGCACTGGAAGCGATGCAGCAATTTCAACAACAGCAGGATTTGCTGGAAGTTTCGCAGCAGTTTGCAGAGACGGTTTCGTCGCAAGTAGAAGCTGGAAAAGTCTCAGGCTTGGAGCAAACGAAGGCAGAAGTTGAATTGTCTCAGGCTCGTATCCAAACTGAAAAAATGCGAACCAGGATGGAAGCTGCATTTGGCAATTTGGCATCCTTCTGGAATAGTCAGTCGCCGGCATTTAAAACTCTGGACGGGATTTTAAACGAACCGGATCAGGAGATTCCGGGGTATGAATTTCTGCTCGGGTTGATCAACCAGAACCCGGACGTTGCAAGATGGGCAACGGAAATTCAGCAACGGGAAGCATCTCTTTCTTTGGAGCGGGCAAAAGGTTTACCTGACCTGAAGATTAGTGGAGGTTACAAACGGGTTGAAGATGTAAATGCCGGAGCCGCGATTGTAGGTATATCGATTCCGCTTCCATTTTTTGATCGCAACCAAGGGAATGTAAAAGCAGCCCGATATAATCTGAACAAGGCGGAAGCTCAGCGCGAATCGAAAGAAACGGAAGTGGTCCGGGCGCTTCAGGAAAGTTACCAGACATTAGAGGCCGCGTGGTACGAAGTAAATCAATTGAAAAAGAATGTCCTCCCCGGCGCGGAAAAAGCTTATGAAGCCGCGCAAACAGGCTATCGCGAGGGGAAATTTGATTTGTTGGATGTATTGGATGCCCAACGAACTCTCTTTTCAAGCCGCACCAGTTATATCGAAGCTCTTGCGGATTACCACCGGGCTGTAGCGGATGTCGAACGGCTAATCGGCCAACCTCTCAATGAAATTTCTCCCACCGAATGA
- a CDS encoding efflux RND transporter periplasmic adaptor subunit, giving the protein MKTIKLLTIWIALCTGIFLGGCGSESEPNQIENQDGRAIHELPQQDIEEHSEADEEHTQEVHLTNQQLAGLNIVVDTLRSGSTRSVIERPATVTYDLDRIAKVGPRIEAKVVCVLKDLGEYVEEGEPIVQMSSVELGKIKADYIRLKAALKKEEAHYGREQNLYNQEISSQAELLQAELEYEQAQADLNAISEALRLYGLSEQSIENIKAGNETPLSYFYLSSPLSGTIQHRELSPGQTVTPDETPIHVADLSEVWVMIDAYEQDISFLETDQSIELTVRSIPKKSFEGTLNWISYGLEEETRTMPARAKVNNSNGELRAGMFGTVRIHTNREQKTTIIPVDAIQQMNGENHVFVPGDEEGSFRSVQVTLGNENAGYVEVLAGLAPGSEVVVAGAFDLKSALTAGSRSASHSH; this is encoded by the coding sequence ATGAAAACGATAAAATTACTCACAATCTGGATCGCTCTTTGCACCGGGATTTTCCTTGGCGGATGCGGCTCAGAAAGTGAGCCAAATCAGATAGAGAATCAGGATGGAAGGGCAATTCATGAATTGCCCCAACAAGATATCGAAGAACATTCTGAAGCAGATGAAGAACACACTCAGGAAGTGCATCTCACAAATCAGCAACTTGCAGGATTAAATATAGTGGTTGATACACTTCGTTCAGGAAGTACCCGATCTGTGATTGAACGACCCGCGACTGTAACGTATGATCTCGACCGAATTGCCAAAGTAGGTCCGCGAATTGAGGCAAAAGTGGTCTGCGTTCTGAAAGATCTGGGCGAGTATGTTGAGGAAGGCGAGCCCATTGTGCAAATGAGTAGCGTAGAGCTGGGGAAAATCAAAGCCGATTATATTCGGCTGAAAGCGGCTTTGAAAAAAGAAGAAGCTCATTACGGCCGGGAACAAAATCTGTATAATCAGGAGATTTCGAGTCAGGCCGAGTTGCTTCAGGCTGAGCTGGAATATGAACAGGCCCAGGCCGACCTCAATGCCATTTCTGAAGCGTTGCGATTGTATGGTCTCTCTGAACAATCGATCGAAAATATTAAAGCCGGAAACGAAACACCGCTTTCTTATTTCTATCTGAGCAGCCCTTTAAGCGGGACCATTCAACATCGTGAACTCTCTCCCGGCCAAACCGTTACGCCAGATGAAACGCCCATTCATGTAGCTGATCTGTCAGAAGTGTGGGTGATGATTGACGCGTATGAGCAAGACATTTCATTCCTGGAAACCGATCAGTCCATCGAACTGACGGTACGAAGTATTCCCAAAAAATCATTTGAAGGAACTCTTAACTGGATCTCCTATGGTCTCGAAGAAGAAACCCGAACCATGCCGGCGAGAGCAAAAGTCAACAATTCGAATGGAGAGTTAAGAGCAGGCATGTTTGGCACAGTACGAATTCATACGAATCGTGAACAAAAAACCACCATCATTCCGGTGGATGCCATTCAGCAGATGAATGGCGAGAATCACGTCTTTGTGCCCGGAGATGAAGAGGGAAGTTTTCGTTCGGTACAGGTAACGCTTGGCAATGAAAATGCAGGGTATGTGGAAGTTCTGGCCGGCCTCGCACCGGGAAGTGAAGTTGTGGTAGCCGGTGCATTCGATCTTAAATCAGCTTTAACGGCGGGTAGCCGAAGTGCTTCACATAGCCATTGA